The following nucleotide sequence is from Chloracidobacterium validum.
TATGTGGCCGACCATCTCAACGCCCGCGTCCGCGTCGTGACACCAGATGGCGAGGTGCGAACCCTTGCCGGAACGGGCGTACCCACAATCGAAGACGGCCCGGTGACCGCTGCCAGCTTTGAAGGACCCAAAGGCCTTGCCGTGGATATGCATGGCATCGTGTATGTTACGGATGGGGTTGTGGTTCGCGTGATAACGCCGGATGGGCAAGTACAAACCCTTGCCGGACAAGCGCGTGGTTTTCGGGACGGTATCGGCGCGCGGGCAATGTTTGGCTGGGTGTATGCCATTACACTCGATGTGTCCGGGCGGTGCTATGTCACGGATGCCGCCAACCATGCCATCCGCTGTGTTTTTCCAGATGGCACGGTAAAAACCGTGTTTGGCGGCGGCCAAGAGCGCCAGTTGAACTTTCCAAACGGATTATCCGCGGATGTGTTTGGCAACCTCTACGTGGCCGATACCAATCACCATCGCGTCCTGCGTTTGACCCCAACTGGGACAGATACCTACACGGCGGCGCTGATTTGTGGCCAGCGCCGTGGCCGCCAGACTGGACCCGCACGCGAGGCTGAACTCGATGCTCCACGCGGAATCGTTGTGGGTTTTCACCATGACCTTTACGTTGCGGATTCCAATGCAAACCGCATTCTACGGGTTCGATCAGTTCGACTGGAGTCTCCCCCTTCGCCCAGCCACTGGCAGGCAGCTCCGTTGTCTGCGGCTCCGTTGTCTGTTGCTGCGGACGCCCAGACTCCGGAGGGGGCACTGAGTGAAGCTGAAACTGTCAGCGAATCGCTGTCCTCACTTGCATTATCTTCCCGACCAAGTTCGGCGCCGGCTGACGTAGCGGCCTTTACGAAAGAGACAGAGCATGGCGCCGCAGCCCAGCCGTCCGAGCTATCCAGCACGCCGCCCCTGAGCATGCCACCCAGCCAACCAGTTTTAGTCCAACCTAGTTTGGTTTCACCGGCAACCCCGCCCGCCTCACACCCGCGGCATGCCGCCGCCACAATACTTGGGTGGGGCGTCGAGCTGTCGGGCAACAATCTCATTCGGACCGAGCCAGATGGGTCCCTGTTGCTTGATACGACCTACAGCGCGGAAAACAGTGCTTTCTTTTACTTGCCGTGGGATGTCACCGCCGAGCAGAAGGTCGTTATTGAAGTCAGGATGCAGCTTGTGGCTTACGTCGGTGAGCGCGATGCCACTGGTTGCGCCATCTGGTTTGAAAATGACCGTCACGCTGATGCGCTGTTGATTCAGCCAGAGGGCATCCGGTTGCTGCGTGTGCCGACATTGGCCTATGCGTGCAATCCCTGCGCCGGCATCAACACCTATACCATCGTGCTGCACGGGGCTGATCTCCGCATTGGCTTCAACGGGGTGGCACGGATTCACGGCGATGGCAAGTTTTGGTCGCGCCCGGCTGCCCGCGATGGTCGTCCGCTTCGGCGATGGCTCGCTTTCGGGGATGGTTCCTCATCCGCCGGCAGCATTTCACGGTGGCAGCGGGTCACGTATCAGGTCATCCCACCAGATTCGGATACGTTGCCGTTATAAGTTGGAACTTAGATTTGAAAACCGTTTTCGATTTAGAGTAGTCTAGCGCCAGGTTTTCTTGGCAAGGAGCTAGGCCGTGATACTCAGTCGAAGCAAGCGCAAAGACAAGTGCTGTAAAAAGTTCAAAAAGTGCGGCAAGCATTGTAAGGGTTGCCCACGACTGTAGTCTCAGCGTTGACACTGCAACCTTACCAAGCACAAAGCCAGTTGTTTGGTGCTGTGTGCTTCAGCTCGCCTTCGGTTCATGGCCCTAAGAAGCAGTTAAGCACAAGAGCGTGTCGTTCAGCAAAAAACCGGGCGCGGGAAGTCTCCACGCCCGGTGATGGTTTTGCCGGCTCCGAGCGGACCGATTAGAACCGTACCTTCAGGCTGAACTGCATGATCCGCGGTCCGCCAATAGTATTGGTGATGGTTCCAAAGTCACCCGGATCCTGTAGGTCATTGCCTGGCAACGCAAAGTTCACGTTGTTGAAGGCATTGAAAATATCCCACCGGAACTCAATCCCGACGCGCTCTGTGATCGAGGTGTTCTTTGCCAGGCTGAAGTCCACCCGCTTCTGAAACGCGCCGCGCAAGATGTTTCGACCTAGGTTGCCGTGATCACCAAGTGGTGAGGCCAGTGCTGCCGGGTTGAAGAACTGCGCAGTTGGTTCAGGTCCCCGTCGCCGCAGGTCGCTAATCGTTGCGCCAGGCGCGAGATTTGGACGTCCAAAGCCCGGTCGGAACAAACCGCCCGAACCCAGGCGCAGGCTGGTAAAGTTCGCGCCGTTCGTACCTACGGCCGAGATTTCAGGCTCACCGGAGAAAATGCTGAAGGGCGCTCCCGATTGAACCTGGATGAAGGTTGAAAATGCCCACCCTTTGACAAAGCGGTTGGTCAAACCAAAGGTTGGGAAATCGTACACGGCCGTCGCACTGAAGCGATGTGTCCGGTCAAAATCAGATGGACCACGGTTGGCGCGAAGGTTACGGGGATTGCCCGAAGCCACGAAGCCAACGTTAGGCGTATCCGGGCGGGCGTTCCCGGCCGTGCTGCCGGGGTCGGCGGAGATGTCGTCAATGGACTTCGACCACGTGTAGGCCGCAAAGTAGCTCAACCCACCATAAGACTCGTTGAAGTTGAAACGCTGCTGCGTTGACAACTGGAGTGAATGATAAATAGAGCTTGCCGAAGATGTGAGCAACACCGCTTCGGGGATGTTCAGCCCAAGGTAGAATCCACGGGCCTCAAAAGGCAGGACTGAGCCAGCCGTGTTGGCAACGTTGAGGTCCATGGTGCGCCGGGGGTCACCAACCGGAAATGCCACGTTCGGAAACCCAAACGCCCGTCCCATGCCACGTTGGCGGGCCGTTGCGCCCGGATTGAGTGGCCCGTTGGGGCTACCGGCCGCGACATAGGCCTGGTTGAACCGCTCATAAATCAAGTCCGGTGTGCTGGGGTCATTGAGGTCAAAAACGGGATTGAGGATGAGCGCCTGAAGCAGCTTCGTGCCCTTCGTGCCAATGTAGCGGGCTTCCACGATCCAGTCCCGGCGCAGCTCGTACTGCACGCCCAAGTTCCACTGTTGGATATAAGGCGTTCGCAGCCGGCGGTCAACCGCGCGAAACTCAAAAGTTTCTGCAACATTGCCGAGGAATGGTTGGCCGGTTGCCGGGTCAATCGGATTGAGTGAGCCATCCGCCTGCCGAGTTACGCCCGTGCCATCCCGAATGGTATAGGTTCCGGTTGCGCCGGCTGTCCGCACTACGCGCAAGCCAGGAATGCCCTGGGCTGGAAGACCAGTGAGGAACTGGAAGAAGGGGCGGTTCGGGTCCTGCTGCGAAAAGGCAGTCGTGAACGGCACGTTGCCGGCCGGAGCCGTCACTTCGATTTCCCGTAGGAAAGGATAGTTGCTGAACACCGTATTGATGAACGCCGCCGACGGACGGTCATAGAAAAACCCGTAGCCACCGCGGACGACAAACTTCCCATCGTTGAAGGGCGTCCAGGCAAAGCCAACCCGCGGCGCGAAGTTGTTTCGGTCATCGTTGATGGTGCTGCGGCTGTTGGCCCGCACCGAACGGTCAATCGAGGTGTCAATGGCCGCGAAGCCAGTTGGCTTGGCATTCGACGGCACGACGAAGCCGGTGATGATGTTATTGGGGTCGGTGACCAAGTCTGGGTAAAAGTTCCCGAACCGCCCGCGTTTTTCACTTGGCGTCCCGAAGTATTCATACCGGACACCATAGTTGAGCGTGAAGTTATTCGTAATGCGCCAGTCGGCGGCCGCAAACAGGCTTACGTCAAAGAAACGGAAGTTCTTTTGCGTGAAGCCATACTGCGTGTCGGCTTCCGTGACGCGCCCGGCGAGAAACTGGGTGAAGTTTTCAAGCTTTTCAAACTCCAGCCCCTGTTCTTCTGGCAAGTCAGTGTCAAAGAAATGACGTTTGTACTCACCCCCAAACCGGAAGGTCTGATCGCCTTTGACCCAGGTCAGCGTGTTGAAGAGCGAGTAGGTGTTCTGGAGGCGCTTGTTGAACGCATCGTTCGGACCATTGATGGAGAAGTTACTGGCGCGTGTCACGATGCGGGGAAGACGAAAAGAGTTCGTTCCTGAGTCAAAAATTGAGGCTGGGTTGAAAGCCTGTGGGCTGGTTGCGTTGAAGGTGCGGGCAACTTCGTCTGGCTGGACAAGCAACGGTGTGTCCAACGCGCGTGAATTGCGCAACCGGAAGTAGCCAAACCGAAACTCGTTGATGAGGGTTGGCGAGAAGGTGTGCACGTCTGAAATCGCCACCGAGTAGTTTTGGTCAGCGCGGCGAATGGTCGCCGGTGAGGCAAGGTTTGTCGGCGAGGTGAACGGATCGAAGCCCGGGAAGTCGGCAAAGAAAAAGACCCCGCTTAGGCGGTTATTGCCGGCAATTTGCCAGTCTAGGCGTGAGTTGACTTGATCCTGGGTGAAATTTGCCGGTTGTACGATCCGCTCCTGGAGCATTGGATTGCCGCGTGTGCCGCCGGCTGACCCGGTATTGACATTTCGGGTCGTTCCCGTGGCGCTATTGGTAAAGGTGACGGTGACGTTGTTTCCAGTGACGTTGGTGGGCAGCCCAGGCAGCCCCGTCCCGCTATCCGTCCCGATCAGCCGCGCGTTTGGTCCGGGAGTAGGAATGAGAAACCCGCCGGTAACTGGATTGCGGCGATTGAGCAAGTTGAGCGCCACCGGACTAATTTCAGACGGGAGCAGGTTCAAACCAGGATTGAGCTGGTTGACCGCCGCGGCAATCCGCGCCGCCGACCGGTCACTGCCAATGATCTGGAGAAACTGCGGCAAGACGGTAAGACTGCTGGCCGTAGGCACAAACGCTGTGCTGGCCTGGGTTCGCTGATAACCGCCAAAGAAGAACAACCGGTCTTTCAGGACGGGGCCGCCAATCGTGAAGCCGCCTTCGTTCCGCCGGGCGCGCGGACGGTCAATCCCATCGCGGTTGAAGAAGAAGTCATTGGCGTTGAAGATTTCGTTTTGCAGATAATGATAGGCGGCGCCGTGAAACTCATTGGTTCCGCTCTTGGTGACAAGCTGAAAGTTCCCACCGCCGGAGCGCCCGGTTGAGGCATCATAAAGGCTGGTCTGGAGCTTGACTTCGGAGAGGGTTTCCGGCGCGGGCGAAATGTTGCCATCGAGTGAGCCTTCGTTGCTCGTGATGTTGGTAGCGTCAATCCCGTTGAACTGCAAGCTGGTGCTGGTCGTGCGCGTCCCGTTGACGGCCGGTGAGACGTTGCCATTGCCGTTGACCGACACCGGTGGCAAATCGGCGGCCACGCCGGCTTCGGTTGAAAGCAGGTGCGTGAAACTGCGCGTTGACGTTGGAACCTTGGTGAGCTGTTCCGCATTGATCTGGCGGAAGGTCGCCGCCGTCGTCGTCACGACTTGCAGCGGCACGTCCTCCGTGATGGTGATGGTTTCGGTGACAGCACCGGTTTCAAGCTTGACATCAACCGTCCGTGGCACGGCGGCTTCGACCTCAACCCCCTTGCGGTCAAGCTCCTTGAAGC
It contains:
- a CDS encoding carboxypeptidase-like regulatory domain-containing protein, which codes for MFRQYLTRMLCAVIWTVALALGAFSSASAQVGATGSLGGVVQDPSGAALPGVTVTVKSDAGVERTVQTDNNGRWLVPVLPTGIYQISYRRDGFKELDRKGVEVEAAVPRTVDVKLETGAVTETITITEDVPLQVVTTTAATFRQINAEQLTKVPTSTRSFTHLLSTEAGVAADLPPVSVNGNGNVSPAVNGTRTTSTSLQFNGIDATNITSNEGSLDGNISPAPETLSEVKLQTSLYDASTGRSGGGNFQLVTKSGTNEFHGAAYHYLQNEIFNANDFFFNRDGIDRPRARRNEGGFTIGGPVLKDRLFFFGGYQRTQASTAFVPTASSLTVLPQFLQIIGSDRSAARIAAAVNQLNPGLNLLPSEISPVALNLLNRRNPVTGGFLIPTPGPNARLIGTDSGTGLPGLPTNVTGNNVTVTFTNSATGTTRNVNTGSAGGTRGNPMLQERIVQPANFTQDQVNSRLDWQIAGNNRLSGVFFFADFPGFDPFTSPTNLASPATIRRADQNYSVAISDVHTFSPTLINEFRFGYFRLRNSRALDTPLLVQPDEVARTFNATSPQAFNPASIFDSGTNSFRLPRIVTRASNFSINGPNDAFNKRLQNTYSLFNTLTWVKGDQTFRFGGEYKRHFFDTDLPEEQGLEFEKLENFTQFLAGRVTEADTQYGFTQKNFRFFDVSLFAAADWRITNNFTLNYGVRYEYFGTPSEKRGRFGNFYPDLVTDPNNIITGFVVPSNAKPTGFAAIDTSIDRSVRANSRSTINDDRNNFAPRVGFAWTPFNDGKFVVRGGYGFFYDRPSAAFINTVFSNYPFLREIEVTAPAGNVPFTTAFSQQDPNRPFFQFLTGLPAQGIPGLRVVRTAGATGTYTIRDGTGVTRQADGSLNPIDPATGQPFLGNVAETFEFRAVDRRLRTPYIQQWNLGVQYELRRDWIVEARYIGTKGTKLLQALILNPVFDLNDPSTPDLIYERFNQAYVAAGSPNGPLNPGATARQRGMGRAFGFPNVAFPVGDPRRTMDLNVANTAGSVLPFEARGFYLGLNIPEAVLLTSSASSIYHSLQLSTQQRFNFNESYGGLSYFAAYTWSKSIDDISADPGSTAGNARPDTPNVGFVASGNPRNLRANRGPSDFDRTHRFSATAVYDFPTFGLTNRFVKGWAFSTFIQVQSGAPFSIFSGEPEISAVGTNGANFTSLRLGSGGLFRPGFGRPNLAPGATISDLRRRGPEPTAQFFNPAALASPLGDHGNLGRNILRGAFQKRVDFSLAKNTSITERVGIEFRWDIFNAFNNVNFALPGNDLQDPGDFGTITNTIGGPRIMQFSLKVRF